In the genome of Arachis stenosperma cultivar V10309 chromosome 6, arast.V10309.gnm1.PFL2, whole genome shotgun sequence, the window AGGGGCTGGCCAAAGTTTGAAGTAAAGCTGACCAAGGGAGGAAGAGAAAGCTAGGACTGATTTCATGAGAAAGGGTGAACTCCATTGAGGTAGGGGTTAGGCTAGTTTAATCGTATGTTTGTGTTTGTGTGAATGATGAAGTGTGATAATGAAATGTGTGATTGCCTAATGATTATGTTGCTGAATTAAGTATAGTAATGGTGATGATAATGGTAGAACTACTATGCAGAATTTGATGAACATATATGTACTTGTGTGAGTATGCGCACTTGTAGaaaatgtgaattgatgattctGAGGTCTAGGAGATACGAAAACCACTCTAGCAACTTTGATTAGTTAAAAGAAGTATAGAATTATGGTTTTAGAGGAATTTTAGGCTTAAATATAAGATTTGATATGTGAGGTTGTTGGAATTACATTGTGCAaaatttctgcaatttctgcATAATTGGCAGCAGAATGAACGAATTTCTGGGAGCAATCCAGATCAAAATTTTGGATGAAATTATTTTTCTGTAAAACTTCAATGTGTCTTGAATGTTCCATACAAATTTCAAAGAATTTGGCCAAGTGGTTTACAagatatgaatttttaaaaacagTAGCTGCTGCAGAATTTTTCTGGTTTTTCTAGTTCTGCAGTGTCAATTTCAAACTACTGGAACTTTTGTTTTACTTAACATTTTGAGTTGATTCCAAATGGATTTTATAGATCTGTAAGTCTATTTTAAATGAGTATAAATTTCAGGTCCatagctattttgtagagttagTTATGCCTCTTGGAAGCTGGGCTGTTCGCAGGAACTTCAGAACTAATTTAAAGAAACATGACAGCCTTTCCAATTGACATTTAATTAACCAAACAAGGTGATATGAACCTGAAACTTGTTGATTATAAAACTTAGGGGTGTTGAGTATAATCTTACAAAAATTTAGGAGCAACGGATTAGAATTgaaattattatgaattttataaaaacactGCTGCCTGCTATTTTTCTGAATCTTTACAAGTGCAGtagcaaaattttaaaatcttgtaTAAAATTCAATTCTAGTCCAAATGTAGTAAAATATCATTCAAAGTAAAGGTTAGGATCTCTAGAGTTACTTTGATAAGAGAGATAGTCCGTGCGTAGGCTTTCACAACATAAAAACCACATAACAAGACAGCAAGGTGCTGTTCCTACAAACCTAGAATAACAGTCTCGATTTTTTCTCAATAGCTGGAGATAGACTGCCCAGAAAAATATGATTTCTAGACCTTTAGAAACTTGAGTTCAATACGAACATGTGGACATAAAATTTGTGCGAGTCCGAGTCCATTTGTGATATTAATCGTTAGATAGAAAACCGGTCGCCAAAATGATATTAGGCTAAACAAGCTAAGAAGTGAATAAGAATGCAAGTTACCCCTAGGAAGGTTAAAGTTAAAAGGGTGATACGAAGGTATGCTTAGTAATATGGTGATGTGGAGGTATACTTAGTTATGTGGTGATGCGGAGGTATGTATATTTATAAGGTGATGTGGAGGCATGATGAAAAGACAGGAAATAAGAAACAATGAATGAAAAGGATAGTTGAATGTTATTTGTTTGACTGGGCCTTTGTGCCAAACTGCAAATGCAGAAGTGCCTGCCTGACTGATAGCCTAAGATTGCTAATGCGGGAATGTCTGCCTAACTGATAGCATATTGTATGTTGAATGGGCCTTTGTGCCAAATTGCTAATGCGAAAGTGTCCGCCTAACTGATAGTCTGAGATTGCTAAGGCGGAAATGTTCGCCTAACCGATAGCACTGTTCCTTACTGTGATACACATTAAAATGTTATTATGATGATGCCTAACTGACACGAGTAACCGTGATGCCAAGGTGTCTAATTGACACAGTAAAGGAACCATATTCGGGGTTCACCCCGAGTAACGTCGGGTTGCGGGTAGACAACCGACGCGTGAGCTCATGGTCTACACTAGGAATAGGCATGCATCATAAATTGTTTGCACATTTGATTGTGATTGTTTACTGTTCATTCTTTCTGCGATGTGCCATCTGCTTCTTGTTaattctctattttctgattcTTGTCTGTATTTTAAGATTATGATGTAACTTTCTCAAAGTTTAGAATAAGATAATAGAGTTAGGAATAATAATCATAGAGAATAGCGTGAGAACGGCATTCATCCCAAAGAAAGATGCCAAGAAAGAGTTATGTCAGAGCCCACGATACAGAAATAGCCGAGAGACTTAGTAAGCGAGTTATTACGATAGAGCCAAAACTCTATGTTTCAGGAGAGAGATGCGCTTTCACGATGCCGCCTTACTGGAAACCATATAGGTTCTCACCCCTTCCTTTTCCCTTCCCCCACAGATGGAAGATCCAGACTTGATCGCCACCATAGGAGTTATATTCAGAGAGGTACCAGAGGAGCACGTGTTGTTGGACCCTACAGGAGATGCTCGAAACTAGTCTTGAGTTGATGGTTGCAAAGTTGTGCCTCGACGATAGAAAGAATGTACGATAGATGGTATTTATTTCTTAGACTTTGCTTTCCCTCTCTTCTGTAGCATTTTTGAGGGATAGGacttgatattttttttttttttagtccGGGTACTAGCTTAGGGGTTTTCTACATGAACCAGGTATTTGGAAAGTTGTCagttgcatatatatatatatatatatatgtcaagTTTGTATGAACTAACTTAAGAACTATATATGTTTTTTGTGATCTTATtgctaaatttaaattttgctGTTAGTCTGgtgtttattttatattgtataTCTCTGAAGATGTTCACGGTTTTATTCAGAGGTTTGTTAAAAAAAAGTATGTGATAATAATAAGTTAACATATGCGATTCCGTTAGTACGAAAGGCTTATATCTAGTAAATATTATCGAGTCTAGAGTTTTATAGGGCTACTGGGAAGTAACACCTGATGACTGGCAGTGATCCGGACCTATCAGAAATTGGGTCTTTACAGATCTGCTATATGGATTCGATTATTAGACGATTATCGCGTTCAATCATAAACCATGTCTAAGCCAATTAGTCATTTTTTACTCTCAGATTTTCACTAATGTTCATTAGTTTGGTTGTCAGTTTTACCATCTATCTGGTTTTGTTGAATTTTCTTTCTCAAAGAATATGTGTGATTTCCTCCACCCCACCTCCCCCCTTTTTCAATATGTGACATTAGTAACCATATTATGTTTGCTTTCAAGGTTGAAGTTGATTTAGCTCTCTCAGCTCATGCCAATGCTCGGAGGTGGTATGAACTAAAGAAAAAGCAAGAGAGCAAACAGGAAAAGACTATAACTGCGCATGAAAAGGCGTTTAAAGCTGCAGAGAAAAAGACTCGCCTACAGCTTAATCAGGTTGATATAAATTGGATTTGCATATCTTTAATCTACTGTATATATAGCTAAATAGTTATTGGATTATGATTAGAGAGATGCTGTTACCATATCATAATACTAGGAATTTCTGTCACTTTGCAAgcttttttaattctaaaaaaaaggGAGGATCTTATCCTCTGCTCTGGTAATTTTTCTTCCTATGTGATGAacttattttcttaataaatattCTCCATTGCTTTTATTTATTGCTAATGAATCCATGCTATGATCATGGAATAAAATTATCCTTTTGCTATACCTATGATATTAGGTTCTTCCTTTTTGCTGTCCTTTTATTGTTTTGGAGGGTGCCTCAGTAGTCTTTAGTTTCTTTATCtaacccaaaaataaataaaataaatatttagataaaGATAGCCATTTTATCGCTGAATGAGCAATATGTAGAACTGCATGACAACCAAGCTAagagtctttttcttttttttcttttcttgatcATCATTTTATATATGACTGCTTTTGCAACTTTTCATCTATTCTTTTTAATCTTAAAATAAAAGACTACTTATGTAATTTGCTCAtttgttcaacaattttttttcagGAAAAAATTGTTGCCACAATTTCACATATGCGAAAAGTTCACTGGTTTGAGAAATTTAATTGGTTCATTAGCAGTGAGAACTATTTGATTATTAGTGGACGTGATGCCCAACAAAATGAGATGATAGTGAAGCGATATATGTCAAAAGGAGATCTGTAAGTATCTAATGATGTATTACACTACCATGGCTCTTAACTAAATTTTGAAGTTTAAAACATTGACATATAAAAGTTATTGTGTAATGATTAATAATAAGGTTTAAACTCACATTCTTCATACCAAGAAAACTTGAGTATATCTTAAAAGTTAATGGGGTCATCTTGCTAGTTGtgctctttttattttttggcaattttaataacaaaaaaagagaGTATGGGGTCAGGACTTGAAATTTTGGTGTCTAAGATATTTCACCTCAATTATGTTTGGTTATTGTGGTTTCCTCTGGAGTCAACTTCTTTTCTCATTATTGTgcaatttaaattacttgtgTTTCATTTCAGTCAATAAAGCAAAATGTTTAATCCAAAATAACTGAACAAATAGGTTAGAGTTGTGAGGGACAAGCAAAATGTAACACcataaatttctttttcttcttccctccccTCTATGAATTTCGCTGTGCACACCAAGTGTTCGATGATTTGCTTATTTGTTGGTTTGACCTAACATGCACATCAAATATTTGTTAATTTGATGACATCCGATCTCCGTATTTTGTAGGCTTTTTGGTTTTAATGCTACAAAGATGAGAATGGATGACAGGATTAGTCTTAGCATGAGTGATCCGAATCTTGTTCCACTTCTTATCCAGGTTCTTTAATCCATTTTCTTtcactttatttttattctttttaaaatacaaCTGCTTAGTTAAAATCATAGAATTGTTTATTAAACTTATGATCagttgaaataaaaaatttataccaCATTGTGTACCTACTGTGTATTAAAATAACCCTATTGTTGAACATATACCCAAAACCTGCTTAAACTTTGAATAATCTCATTCGTGATGTtgtttcaaggaaaaccatcaTTTTATTTGGGCTGCATGTTTGTTGATTTCATCATATATTGATGAATGTGCACTTTTGTGTAACAATCTGGAAATTCAAAATTGccttcctttcttttgttttattaagTAATATGTAGTTGATGCTTTCCTGGTGAATAGCCATATCCACTTCTATGCGATCTTGCAAACTTGATGGAGATTTAGGGCCCAGTTGGGTAActacttttttaaataaaaaataaaatattaattcttttgatttcttttttcattttcaatttGTATCTATTTATTGGGTTTTTTGCTTTCAACAAAACAAAGAAAGGGGTCTTACTTTTGTAATATATGAGAAAAACTTATCAACTAAAATAACAACAGAAACAAAACTAAGTGCCCCAtaagaattttttattcttttttttttgttattatcttATGTATGTGCAGAGGAGATTACATTTTTGACTGAGGGTGATGATCCTAACGATAATGATGTTGTATTAAAGAAGCTTTTTCACCCTAATCTCAAGCTATTAATTGTGACACAAGGTTCAGGTTGTAGATATTACACCAAGGTAAGCTTACTACCAAGTCCATTTGAGAGTGAGTGGCATAAGCACTTGTTTCATTGTTGATTGTGTGCACAGAAATTCAAAGGCTGGGTGGCAGATGTTAAAGTTAATCCCATTGATACAACTGGGGCCGGTGATGCATTTGTTAGTGGGATTCTCTACAGCATTTGCTCATAATCAATGTGAAACTTGATACTGCCAATGCAATTTAGTTATCCATTAATATTTTAGATTGTCCCATTTTAAGTGTTAAGTGTAATGTTAATGAAAGAGATCCATGTAACATTAGGATGGtcatcttattttttttgtatcttTTTATTGAGATAGCGAGATATTGGCCAATGATGTTGAAAAATAACATCCAATTTTATAGGTATCATGTAATgaatattatgtttatctatatgaTTTTTGgccttttttttcaatttagtgTGTTTGATGGaggaaatttaaaaaataaacctAAAGTATTCATTTTGCAAtggaaaaatttaaaaaaaatttctattttactttaccgacagatttacagacgaattttctgtctgtattCAGAGTGTGaaatgatttttcaaagtttaaattacagacgaaaaatccgtctaAAAATCTGTcagtaattacagacgaaaaatgcgtcgaaaaatccgtctgtaattacagacgaaaaatttGTCGGAAAATCCATCTGTAATTACAAACGGAAAATTCGTCGAAAAATTCGTCCGTTTGTAATTACAGACAAAAAATCTGTCGGAAAGTTCGTCGCCTTCGAAAAATGGAGGGAGAATTTACAGAGGAAAAATCCAACTGTAACTGGTAAAAATTTGTTGGTAATTTTTCGACGGAAAAAAATtcgtcggtaaataatttccgacggagcttttacagagggacaaaatccgtcggtaaccaaaaacttgtctgtaataaagactaaatctatctgtaaatctgtctgtattaatcCATTTTCTAATAGTGAAATATCTGCCATAATAGTGGTAGTCTTACGCCCTAAAGAATCATTAATGTAACCACCAATGGCGGCGCCGAAAATTGCACCAATTAAGGTCATGGCAACTATTAGTTCCTGCAAACATCACAAAATGAGAACATATAATTGCTGCAAAATGGCACTCTACTCTAGTCGTATTATGTCATAGTCATAGTTACATGAATTCACAATTTATCTATGTAGTCgaatgctatatatatatatatatatatatatatatatatatatatatatatatatatatatcccatTACAAATTTTAAATGTGATGTGTCGTTTACCACCTACCAATTATCCTACCAGAACATATTGCGTTTCATATAACTATGGTCATAATTACAAGCTaccaaattaaaagaaaatgaaaaaaaggcACTCTCTCTTTTACCAGAAAAAAACTACTATTTTTTACAACTTCAAATCATCTTTTATGTACAAGAGAGCATCAGATATCACACCtacaaataaaaacaaaatatgtgttatatcatttctttctttcttttttcttaattaatgaaATGGTAGAAAATACGCATAGATGTATAATTTATCAGTATCATAACCAAATAGAAGGCCACCAATCCCAGCCGTAAAAGTAACTCCAACAATGtaaaattttggaaaaatgaTATTCTGCGCTCTGGATATTTCTCCAAATAATCAAAGCTTCCTGCTTTAATCGACACACACATATCAGCCACCATTGTTGCTAACTTGCTTTTATCAACTAGTTGTAAATTGCATGTTAATGCATGAGATCTAACATAGTTTTATAGATAATAAAgttgttaaatttaaaaattttgttgaaTTTCTTGTTCCCTTAAAAGTCGATGGGCATATGTATGATAACaacatttgtttttttttttatgaaggATCAATTTTATGTTGATGTGAACTTGCAACTAGATtactctccttttttttttatttcctttccTACTTTTCGTTTTTACTCTGTCACAACGAACATGTACTCAAATACCTACATTTGTTAATATGATTGCTGTCATTTTGGATCCTTAACTAtcttaatttagattattttaattcttatgtATTGATACCATttaataattttctatttttgtctAATCAAATATATTTATAGTATTCATGAGCCTTTCAAGCTATAATTGGTGGTTATGTGAAATTTATTTACTGATGTATTGATATGTTAGTTGAATGTCTATAAAAATCTCTTTCACAatgatatttatataaattaaatccaaataattaataCATGTGaatcataaaaattatttgcttatatttttttgtgagaAAATGTTaaagataataatttttattaatattagttaatacTATTAGCTAAcattttattttggaaaaattaCTCTAAAGGACCGTTAGGaggatttaattattaaaaaggacctttaatactaaaatt includes:
- the LOC130932492 gene encoding uncharacterized protein LOC130932492, with translation MVEVDLALSAHANARRWYELKKKQESKQEKTITAHEKAFKAAEKKTRLQLNQEKIVATISHMRKVHWFEKFNWFISSENYLIISGRDAQQNEMIVKRYMSKGDLLFGFNATKMRMDDRISLSMSDPNLVPLLIQRRLHF